From Musa acuminata AAA Group cultivar baxijiao chromosome BXJ3-8, Cavendish_Baxijiao_AAA, whole genome shotgun sequence, one genomic window encodes:
- the LOC103995955 gene encoding immune-associated nucleotide-binding protein 9: MLSGSSMDDDWDFTISTSSVNTLVLFGKTGNGKSATGNSILGREAFLSKPSLYGVTNTCELQSTMSRDGRVVNVIDTPGLFDRSDESEATSKEIVRCVNLAKDGIHAILVVFSVRSRFSPDEEAAIESLKTFFGEKILDYMIVVFTGGDDLESHGQTLGDFIGYKKHRSLQKFLESCRHRIVLFDNKTKNETKRAEQVRQLLYLVDSVIASNGGKPFSDKLFDELKEGALKLHRKETVVESLEGYSEQQISALKEEIYKSYDDQLARITEMVENKLRQTVEKLEKQLAEEQAARLEAEKISQEARTRWDEEISKLRESLENARRDAEEFRMRAESNKKCIFL, translated from the exons ATGTTGAGTGGAAGCAGCATGGATGATGATTGGGACTTTACTATCTCAACCAGTTCTGTTAATACCTTGGTTCTATTTGGAAAAACTGGCAACGGTAAAAGTGCCACAGGAAACAGTATTCTTGGTAGGGAGGCATTCTTGTCAAAGCCTAGCTTGTATGGTGTAACGAATACTTGCGAATTGCAAAGCACTATGTCGAGGGATGGTCGTGTCGTGAATGTCATTGACACCCCAG GACTATTTGATCGTTCTGATGAATCTGAGGCCACTAGTAAAGAGATTGTTAGATGTGTAAATTTGGCAAAAGATGGCATTCATGCAATACTAGTGGTTTTTTCTGTTAGATCACGTTTTTCCCCTGATGAAGAGGCTGCAATTGAAAGTCTAAAAACATTTTTTGGTGAGAAAATTCTGGACTATATGATTGTTGTTTTTACTGGTGGAGACGATTTAGAAAGTCATGGACAAACTCTTGGGGATTTCATAGGTTATAAGAAGCATCGGTCCCTGCAG AAGTTTCTTGAATCCTGTAGACACAGGATTGTGCTTTTTGATAACAAGACTAAGAATGAGACCAAACGAGCTGAGCAGGTGCGGCAGCTTCTGTATCTTGTGGACTCTGTGATTGCAAGCAATGGTGGAAAACCATTTTCCGATAAGCTTTTTGATGAACTAAAG GAAGGAGCTTTGAAACTCCATCGTAAAGAAACAGTGGTTGAATCTTTGGAGGGTTACTCTGAACAACAGATTTCTGCATTGAAGGAAGAAATATACAAGTCATATGATGATCAACTTGCACGAATAACTGAAATG GTTGAGAATAAGTTGAGGCAAACGGTGGAGAAACTAGAGAAGCAGTTGGCTGAAGAGCAAGCTGCACGACTAGAAGCAGAGAAGATTTCTCAGGAAGCCAGGACGAGGTGGGATGAAGAGATTAGTAAGCTTAGGGAGAGCCTGGAGAATGCTAGGAGGGATGCTGAAGAATTCCGAATGCGTGCAGAGAGTAATAAGAAGTGTATCTTCCTGTGA
- the LOC135645445 gene encoding uncharacterized protein LOC135645445 isoform X2 gives MATCCCCSAPHRPSAFLGSPLRHPGNPLCRKGSLVMVSTFKVTALFWGPRRIKEPRELNPSLGAYKLLKSSSEGVSVDDKTPREISLSVVSSISDISSNDWDACATDATSPEKFNPFISHAFLSSLEESRSAIKETGWLPQHIVAQDEYKNVIGVVPLYLKSHSYGEYVFDHSWADAYYRYGSQYYPKLQSCIPFTPVTGHRILVRNTWYTDQVFDMLVMALKDLTTKLRISSLHITFPSENEWHKLKQSGFLPRIGIQYHWKNRNYKNFDDFLMDMKQSKRKNIRQERKKVLTHNLKMKRLFGDEIKAKHWDSFYKFYRNTTDNKWGSAYLTRDFFHILGSKMGDHILLIAAEDEGELVAGALNLIGGDTLFGRLWGCLPHVYFPNLHFEACYYQRLELKESIRFSVVIFLSQHSAATTFWMMISEKL, from the exons ATGGCGACGTGCTGCTGCTGTTCTGCGCCGCATCGACCGTCTGCTTTCCTTGGATCACCGCTTCGCCATCCC GGGAATCCATTGTGCAGAAAAGGTTCTTTAGTTATGGTTTCTACATTTAAGGTTACTGCACTTTTTTGGGGGCCTAGGAGGATTAAGGAGCCACGCGAATTGAATCCTTCCTTAGGAGCGTACAAACTGTTAAAATCATCATCGGAG GGTGTATCTGTGGATGATAAGACTCCACGGGAGATATCCTTGTCGGTTGTCTCATCAATTTCAGATATTTCTTCAAATGATTGGGATGCTTGTGCCACTGATGCAACTAGTCCTGAAAAGTTTAATCCTTTCATCAGTCATGCCTTCCTCTCAAGCTTAGAGGAGTCACGTTCTGCTATAAAG GAAACAGGATGGTTGCCTCAGCATATTGTTGCTCAAGATGAATATAAAAATGTAATAGGTGTTGTTCCACTTTATCTTAAAAG TCACTCTTATGGAGAGTATGTGTTCGATCACTCCTGGGCTGATGCTTACTACAGATATGGATCTCAATATTATCCAAAGCTGCAATCATGTATACCTTTTACTCCCGTAACAGGTCATAGAATACTAGTTCGTAACACTTGGTATACAGATCAGGTGTTTGACATGTTAGTCATGGCCCTGAAGGACTTGACTACCAAG CTCCGGATCTCATCGTTACATATCACTTTTCCATCTGAAAATGAATGGCACAAGTTGAAGCAAAGTGGCTTTTTGCCAAGGATAGGAATACAATATCATTGGAAAAACCGCAATTATAAAAA TTTTGATGACTTCTTGATGGATATGAAGCAAAGCAAACGAAAAAATATCCGACAAGAGCGGAAAAAG GTCCTTACACACAATTTGAAGATGAAGCGTCTTTTTGGGGATGAGATAAAG GCCAAGCATTGGGACTCTTTCTATAAGTTCTACAGGAACACAACTGATAATAA ATGGGGTAGTGCTTATCTCACAAGGGACTTCTTTCACATCCTGGGATCAAAGATGGGTGATCATATACTGTTAATTGCTGCTGAAGATGAGGGTGAACTTGTTGCTGGGGCTCTTAACCTTATTGGTGGTGATACATTGTTTGGTCGCTTATGGGGTTGTCTACCACATGTTTATTTTCCAAATTTGCATTTTGAGGCCTGCTACTACCAG
- the LOC135645504 gene encoding protein NRT1/ PTR FAMILY 4.3-like, which yields MDIQTAQILKGDSMIEVSVDWRGKPCRPNKHGGMRAAAFVLAIQAFEIMAIAAVGNNLITYVFNEMHFPLSNSANVVTNFIGTVFLLSLLGGFLSDSYLGSFWTMLIFGFVELSGFILLSVQAHLPQLRPPPCNMISEEEHCTEATGFKATVFFLALYLVAVGSGCLKPNMISHGADQFRNHDPDQSRKLSTYFNAAYFSFCAGELVALTVLVWVQTRSGMDVGFGVSAGAMAMVLAILICGAFFYRNRPPHGSIFMPLARVFVAAFTKRKQVCPSINPRVLQRSHFNSPHHLDVDDGGLRYTTMFRFLDKACVRAQDGSNEKESPWRLCTAAEVEQVKVILSVIPIFACTIIFNTVLAQLQTLSVQQGSAMNTQLTSSFHVPPASLQSIPYIVLLVLVPVYETTFVPLARKLTGNSSGITPLQRIGIGLFTVAVSMVSAAVVEKKRRETAVDSDKLLSIFWIAPQFLIFGLSEMFTAVGLIEFFYKQSVAGMQSFLTAMTYCSYSFGFYLSSLLVSMVNKITSLSSSRGWLSDNDLNKDRLDLFYWLLAALSLLNFFNYLYWCRWYSKGQPATMNPPPSPEDSQHSFCSSKRVGAEGIL from the exons ATGGACATTCAGACAGCACAGATTCTCAAAGGGGACTCCATGATTGAAGTCTCTGTTGATTGGAGGGGCAAACCATGCAGGCCCAACAAGCATGGTGGCATGAGAGCTGCTGCCTTTGTattag CCATCCAAGCATTTGAAATCATGGCAATCGCTGCTGTTGGGAACAACCTCATCACATATGTCTTCAATGAGATGCACTTCCCTCTTTCCAACTCTGCCAATGTCGTGACCAACTTCATAGGGACTGTCTTCCTTCTCTCCCTCCTCGGTGGATTCCTCTCAGATTCCTATCTGGGGAGCTTCTGGACTATGCTTATCTTTGGATTTGTGGAGCTCTCA GGCTTCATCCTCCTGTCAGTGCAAGCACATCTCCCACAACTGAGGCCACCCCCCTGCAACATGATATCCGAGGAGGAGCACTGCACGGAGGCCACAGGCTTCAAGGCCACCGTCTTCTTCCTCGCCCTCTACCTGGTGGCCGTGGGAAGCGGCTGCCTGAAGCCGAACATGATCTCCCATGGCGCCGACCAGTTCAGGAACCACGACCCCGACCAGTCGAGGAAGCTCTCCACTTACTTCAACGCCGCCTACTTCAGCTTCTGCGCCGGGGAGCTCGTCGCCCTCACCGTTCTCGTTTGGGTGCAGACGAGGTCGGGCATGGACGTCGGCTTCGGGGTATCTGCAGGTGCCATGGCTATGGTGCTGGCCATCTTGATCTGCGGTGCCTTCTTCTACAGGAACAGGCCTCCCCATGGCAGCATCTTCATGCCGCTAGCAAGG GTCTTCGTAGCAGCATTCACCAAGAGAAAGCAAGTCTGCCCCTCCATTAATCCTCGAGTGCTTCAGAGAAGCCACTTCAACTCACCCCATCATCTTGACGTCGACGATGGTGGCCTTCGATACACCACCATGTTCAG GTTCTTGGACAAAGCCTGTGTGAGAGCTCAAGATGGGTCCAACGAGAAGGAGAGCCCATGGAGGCTGTGCACGGCTGCAGAGGTGGAGCAAGTGAAGGTGATCCTTTCGGTCATCCCCATCTTCGCATGCACCATCATCTTCAACACCGTTCTGGCGCAGCTGCAGACCTTGTCGGTCCAACAAGGAAGCGCCATGAACACCCAGCTCACCAGCTCGTTCCATGTTCCCCCTGCGTCGCTCCAATCCATCCCCTACATCGTGCTCCTCGTCCTCGTCCCCGTCTACGAGACCACCTTCGTCCCCCTcgcccgaaagctcaccggaaacaGCTCCGGCATCACCCCCCTGCAGCGCATCGGCATCGGCCTCTTCACCGTGGCTGTCTCCATGGTGTCCGCGGCCGTGgtcgagaagaagagaagggagacgGCGGTGGATTCCGACAAGCTGCTCTCCATCTTCTGGATCGCGCCGCAGTTCCTCATCTTTGGGCTCTCCGAGATGTTCACGGCGGTGGGTCTCATCGAGTTCTTCTACAAGCAGTCGGTGGCCGGCATGCAGTCCTTCCTCACGGCCATGACGTACTGCTCCTACTCCTTCGGCTTCTACCTGAGCTCCCTCCTTGTGTCGATGGTGAACAAGATCACATCACTCTCGTCGAGCCGTGGATGGCTCAGTGACAATGACCTGAACAAGGACAGGCTGGACCTGTTCTACTGGCTGTTGGCTGCCCTCAGCCTCCTCAACTTCTTCAACTACCTTTATTGGTGCAGATGGTACTCCAAAGGTCAACCTGCAACGATGAATCCACCACCATCGCCAGAAGACAGCCAACACAGCTTCTGTTCCTCTAAGCGTGTTGGAGCTGAGGGTATTCTGTAa
- the LOC103995957 gene encoding NADPH-dependent pterin aldehyde reductase, which produces MEGIGFVCSSAATTTRTATATKRMPTTAGMKAEAAPRKTVLVTGVSRGLGRALSLELARRGHAVIGCARSPDKVQALQHELMGVSPDASSSSSSASPPSKHLIIDLDVRSDSGVQALAKLLMETKRFPDIIVNNAGTINKNNKIWEVPAEEFDMVMDTNVKGISNIIRHFLPLMIQRKHGTIVNMSSGWGRSAAAEVAPYCASKWAVEGLTKSVAKELPPGLAIVALSPGVVNTDMLASCFGSSASLYQTPETWAPNAATMILNLTTEDNGASLTV; this is translated from the exons ATGGAGGGAATTGGGTTTGTGTGTAGTTCTGCTGCGACGACGACGaggacggcgacggcgacgaagAGGATGCCGACAACGGCGGGGATGAAGGCAGAAGCGGCGCCGCGGAAGACGGTGCTGGTGACTGGGGTGAGCCGCGGCCTCGGCCGGGCGCTTTCCCTCGAGTTGGCCAGGCGCGGCCACGCCGTCATTGGCTGCGCCCGCTCCCCTGACAAGGTTCAAGCTCTCCAACACGAGCTGATGGGCGTGTCCCCTGacgcttcttcctcctcctcttctgcttCCCCTCCGTCCAAGCACCTCATCATCGATCTTGACGTG AGGTCGGATAGTGGAGTCCAGGCGTTGGCTAAGCTTCTCATGGAGACAAAACGGTTTCCTGATATTATAG TAAATAACGCAGGCACCATAAATAAGAACAACAAGATATGGGAAGTTCCAGCAGAAGAATTTGATATGGTCATGGATACCAATGTCAAAGGAATATCAAATATTATACGTCACTTTTTACCCCTTATGATACAAAGAAAGCATGGCACCATCGTGAACATGTCCTCTGGTTGGGGAAGGTCTGCAGCTGCTGAG GTTGCACCCTACTGTGCTTCAAAGTGGGCAGTCGAGGGTTTGACAAAGTCTGTCGCAAAGGAATTGCCACCAGGGCTTGCAATTGTTGCTCTTAGTCCTGGTGTGGTAAACACTGACATGCTTGCCTCGTGCTTTGGAAGTTCTGCTTCTCTTTATCAAACTCCTGAAACATG GGCTCCTAATGCTGCTACAATGATACTCAACCTCACGACGGAAGATAATGGCGCGTCACTGACCGTGTGA